A stretch of Tigriopus californicus strain San Diego chromosome 11, Tcal_SD_v2.1, whole genome shotgun sequence DNA encodes these proteins:
- the LOC131889999 gene encoding uncharacterized protein LOC131889999 gives MSCCPDNSWGSLIANPDYSPKGKVLQLEDLPIYVAGKSEKCLLWSYHIFGFNDGRGKQLCDMLADQGYMVVMPDYYRGKSQDPTLPGAKDFLMSETQWPKLKKDIESLVVPWAKEQGAKIFGAIGTCWGSYVVLRISSHPDFKAGVSLHPSHTILMSLMNDDERVILEGLKGTPQMFAPAGNDHENVKPGGLGQKYLGDDLTIVEFPEMKHGWTVRGDLKEPGVEEATIRAMKEAVTFFKKHLK, from the exons ATGTCGTGTTGTCCAGACAACTCATGGGGTAGCCTGATTGCCAACCCCGACTACAGTCCCAAGGGTAAAGTGTTGCAATTAGAAGATTTGCCAATATATGTGGCGGGTAAATCTGAAAAGTGCCTTCTTTGGAGTTACCATATATTCGGCTTCAACGACGGCCGTGGGAAGCAACTTTGTGATATGCTAGCAGATCAAG GATATATGGTAGTGATGCCAGATTACTACCGTGGAAAGAGCCAGGATCCAACCTTACCTGGGGCGAAAGATTTTTTGATGAGTGAGACTCAATGGCCTAAGctcaaaaaagatattgagaGCCTTGTGGTACCTTGGGCAAAAGAACAAGGCGCCAAAATCTTCGGAGCTATTG GTACTTGTTGGGGTAGTTACGTGGTTTTGAGAATCAGTTCGCATCCGGATTTCAAGGCGGGGGTCTCCTTACATCCGTCGCATACTATTCTGATGAGCctgatgaatgatgatgagaGAGTCATTTTGGAAGGCCTGAAAGGCACGCCTCAAATGTTTGCACCCGCCGGAAATGACCACGAGAATGTGAAACCAGGAGGGCTGGGTCAAAAGTACCTTGGAGATGACCTTACCATTGTCGAGTTTCCCGAGATGAAACACGGCTGGACCGTCCGAGGGGATCTAAAGGAGCCAGGGGTTGAAGAGGCAACCATAAGAGCCATGAAAGAAGCAGTGACATTCTTCAAAAAACATCTAAAGTAG